One segment of Maledivibacter sp. DNA contains the following:
- a CDS encoding diacylglycerol kinase family lipid kinase: MKKYLFIVNPVAGKGKTLELVPKIKESFDKDKIDYDIKITEERGQGETIAREAAQQGYTHIISVGGDGTAYEVINGIGSGNVVLGILPAGTGNDFVRMTELPKDYDEILKHFKASKTKRIDIGKANNRYFLNYSSVGIDSEIVKETEDIKKYISGPSAYIVGVFKTLIKYKNKEVDILIDGKKIRRNIELIAVGNGKYYGGGMKINPSADLEDGLLDICIVNKINKFKFALLFSTVFKGNHTKFEEVEVFKGKEVKILGEDSLLLYADGDMIGNTPAVIEVQKESVEIIIP, encoded by the coding sequence ATGAAGAAATATTTATTTATAGTAAATCCTGTTGCAGGTAAGGGAAAGACATTGGAGCTGGTTCCTAAAATAAAGGAGAGCTTTGATAAAGATAAGATAGATTATGATATAAAAATAACTGAAGAGAGGGGCCAAGGAGAGACAATAGCAAGGGAAGCGGCCCAGCAAGGGTATACCCATATTATTTCTGTTGGTGGAGACGGAACCGCTTATGAGGTTATTAATGGTATCGGTAGTGGGAATGTCGTACTAGGAATACTACCAGCAGGAACCGGTAACGATTTTGTAAGGATGACAGAATTACCGAAGGACTACGATGAAATCTTAAAGCATTTTAAAGCTTCTAAAACAAAAAGGATAGACATTGGTAAGGCAAATAATAGATATTTTTTAAATTATTCAAGTGTGGGCATTGATTCAGAGATAGTAAAGGAAACAGAAGATATAAAAAAATATATCTCTGGACCTTCAGCCTATATTGTAGGCGTTTTTAAAACCTTAATAAAGTATAAGAATAAAGAAGTAGATATATTAATAGATGGAAAAAAAATAAGAAGAAACATTGAACTCATAGCAGTCGGTAATGGTAAATATTATGGTGGGGGTATGAAGATAAATCCCTCAGCCGATCTTGAAGACGGACTTTTAGATATTTGTATAGTTAATAAAATTAATAAATTTAAATTTGCTTTGCTTTTCTCTACTGTTTTTAAGGGAAATCATACAAAGTTTGAAGAGGTGGAAGTTTTTAAAGGTAAAGAAGTGAAAATATTAGGTGAAGATTCGCTACTATTATATGCCGATGGAGATATGATTGGAAATACCCCTGCTGTTATTGAGGTACAAAAAGAATCCGTTGAGATTATTATTCCGTAA